Proteins from a genomic interval of Scophthalmus maximus strain ysfricsl-2021 chromosome 22, ASM2237912v1, whole genome shotgun sequence:
- the matn1 gene encoding cartilage matrix protein isoform X1, with translation MTPTPPLFLLLLGLIGAHASIDVRTAAAMAAGLCKTRPTDLVFIVDSSRSVRPSEFEQVKVFLAKVIEGLDVGPNATRVGVVNYASRVKNEVSLKTHRTKAGLIKAVTKIEPLSTGTMTGLAIQFALNVAFSEGEGARVKSPDISKVAIIVTDGRPQDNVKDIALRARDAGIEIFAIGVGRVDMSTLKQMASDPLDDHVDYVESYSVIEKLTKKFQEAFCVSDLCATGDHDCEQVCISSPGSFKCACKDGFTLMDDGRSCSACSNAATDVVFLIDGSKSVRPENFELVKKWINQIIDKLDVSDSKAHVGLVQYSSSVKQEFPLGRYNNKKDLKDAVKKMAYMERGTMTGQALRYLLDNSFNPGHGARPGVAKVGIVFTDGRSQDYIGDAAKKAKENGFKMYAVGVGNAVEDELKEIASEPTADHYFYTADFKAMTQIAKKLQINICQDEDPCECDSLVKFQKKVEDALQALTKKLESMSKRIALLENKIV, from the exons ATGACGCCTACCCCGCCGTTGTTCCTGCTGCTTCTTGGCCTAATAGGAGCTCATGCCAGCATCGATGTCCGCACAGCCGCCGCCATGG CGGCAGGTTTGTGCAAAACCCGTCCCACAGACCTCGTGTTCATTGTTGACAGCAGTCGGAGCGTTCGCCCTTCAGAGTTTGAGCAAGTCAAGGTTTTCCTGGCTAAGGTCATCGAGGGGCTGGATGTTGGACCCAACGCCACCCGTGTGGGAGTCGTCAACTATGCTAGCCGCGTCAAGAATGAG GTGTCTCTCAAGACTCACCGCACCAAAGCAGGGCTGATCAAGGCCGTGACCAAGATCGAGCCCCTGTCCACTGGAACCATGACAGGTCTTGCCATCCAGTTTGCGCTGAATGTGGCCTTCAGTGAGGGCGAGGGCGCTCGTGTCAAATCTCCCGATATCAGCAAG GTTGCCATCATTGTGACAGATGGGCGTCCCCAGGACAATGTGAAGGATATTGCCTTGCGTGCACGCGACGCTGGCATTGAGATTTTCGCCATCGGTGTGGGACGTGTGGACATGAGCACCCTGAAGCAGATGGCTAGCGATCCTCTGGACGACCACGTTGACTACGTGGAGAGCTACAGCGTCATTGAGAAGCTCACCAAGAAGTTCCAGGAGGCCTTTTGTG tgtcggACCTGTGTGCCACCGGGGATCATGACTGTGAGCAGGTATGCATCAGCTCCCCCGGATCATTCAAGTGTGCCTGCAAAGATGGCTTTACCCTCATGGATGATGGTCGCAGCTGCagtg CTTGCAGCAACGCTGCGACAGACGTGGTGTTCCTGATCGATGGCTCTAAGAGCGTTCGTCCTGAGAACTTTGAGCTGGTCAAGAAGTGGATCAACCAGATCATCGACAAACTGGATGTTTCTGACAGCAAGGCTCACGTTGGACTGGTGCAGTACTCCAGCTCAGTCAAACAG GAGTTTCCCCTGGGCCGctacaacaacaagaaagaccTGAAGGACGCTGTGAAGAAGATGGCTTACATGGAGAGGGGAACCATGACCGGTCAGGCCCTCCGCTATCTGCTAGATAACAGCTTTAACCCTGGTCACGGTGCCAGGCCTGGAGTCGCCAAGGTTGGCATCGTCTTCACTGACGGACGCAGCCAGGACTACATCGGAGACGCCGCAAAGAAGGCCAAGGAAAACG GCTTCAAGATGTATGCTGTCGGAGTGGGCAATGCAGTAGAGGATGAACTGAAAGAGATTGCCTCTGAGCCGACCGCAGATCATTACTTCTACACCGCCGATTTCAAGGCTATGACCCAGATCGCCAAGAAGCTGCAGATTAACATCTGCCAAG ATGAGGACCCTTGCGAATGCGACTCCCTCGTGAAGTTCCAAAAGAAAGTAGAAGATGCCCTACAGGcactaacaaaaaaat TAGAGAGTATGTCGAAGAGGATCGCCTTGCTGGAGAACAAAATTGTCTGA
- the matn1 gene encoding cartilage matrix protein isoform X2, whose amino-acid sequence MTPTPPLFLLLLGLIGAHASIDVRTAAAMAAGLCKTRPTDLVFIVDSSRSVRPSEFEQVKVFLAKVIEGLDVGPNATRVGVVNYASRVKNEVSLKTHRTKAGLIKAVTKIEPLSTGTMTGLAIQFALNVAFSEGEGARVKSPDISKVAIIVTDGRPQDNVKDIALRARDAGIEIFAIGVGRVDMSTLKQMASDPLDDHVDYVESYSVIEKLTKKFQEAFCACSNAATDVVFLIDGSKSVRPENFELVKKWINQIIDKLDVSDSKAHVGLVQYSSSVKQEFPLGRYNNKKDLKDAVKKMAYMERGTMTGQALRYLLDNSFNPGHGARPGVAKVGIVFTDGRSQDYIGDAAKKAKENGFKMYAVGVGNAVEDELKEIASEPTADHYFYTADFKAMTQIAKKLQINICQDEDPCECDSLVKFQKKVEDALQALTKKLESMSKRIALLENKIV is encoded by the exons ATGACGCCTACCCCGCCGTTGTTCCTGCTGCTTCTTGGCCTAATAGGAGCTCATGCCAGCATCGATGTCCGCACAGCCGCCGCCATGG CGGCAGGTTTGTGCAAAACCCGTCCCACAGACCTCGTGTTCATTGTTGACAGCAGTCGGAGCGTTCGCCCTTCAGAGTTTGAGCAAGTCAAGGTTTTCCTGGCTAAGGTCATCGAGGGGCTGGATGTTGGACCCAACGCCACCCGTGTGGGAGTCGTCAACTATGCTAGCCGCGTCAAGAATGAG GTGTCTCTCAAGACTCACCGCACCAAAGCAGGGCTGATCAAGGCCGTGACCAAGATCGAGCCCCTGTCCACTGGAACCATGACAGGTCTTGCCATCCAGTTTGCGCTGAATGTGGCCTTCAGTGAGGGCGAGGGCGCTCGTGTCAAATCTCCCGATATCAGCAAG GTTGCCATCATTGTGACAGATGGGCGTCCCCAGGACAATGTGAAGGATATTGCCTTGCGTGCACGCGACGCTGGCATTGAGATTTTCGCCATCGGTGTGGGACGTGTGGACATGAGCACCCTGAAGCAGATGGCTAGCGATCCTCTGGACGACCACGTTGACTACGTGGAGAGCTACAGCGTCATTGAGAAGCTCACCAAGAAGTTCCAGGAGGCCTTTTGTG CTTGCAGCAACGCTGCGACAGACGTGGTGTTCCTGATCGATGGCTCTAAGAGCGTTCGTCCTGAGAACTTTGAGCTGGTCAAGAAGTGGATCAACCAGATCATCGACAAACTGGATGTTTCTGACAGCAAGGCTCACGTTGGACTGGTGCAGTACTCCAGCTCAGTCAAACAG GAGTTTCCCCTGGGCCGctacaacaacaagaaagaccTGAAGGACGCTGTGAAGAAGATGGCTTACATGGAGAGGGGAACCATGACCGGTCAGGCCCTCCGCTATCTGCTAGATAACAGCTTTAACCCTGGTCACGGTGCCAGGCCTGGAGTCGCCAAGGTTGGCATCGTCTTCACTGACGGACGCAGCCAGGACTACATCGGAGACGCCGCAAAGAAGGCCAAGGAAAACG GCTTCAAGATGTATGCTGTCGGAGTGGGCAATGCAGTAGAGGATGAACTGAAAGAGATTGCCTCTGAGCCGACCGCAGATCATTACTTCTACACCGCCGATTTCAAGGCTATGACCCAGATCGCCAAGAAGCTGCAGATTAACATCTGCCAAG ATGAGGACCCTTGCGAATGCGACTCCCTCGTGAAGTTCCAAAAGAAAGTAGAAGATGCCCTACAGGcactaacaaaaaaat TAGAGAGTATGTCGAAGAGGATCGCCTTGCTGGAGAACAAAATTGTCTGA